A portion of the Streptomyces platensis genome contains these proteins:
- a CDS encoding response regulator transcription factor yields MPRVLLIEDDAAVRDGVTLALRRRGHEVAAAASGEEGLDVLPGFRPDIVLLDLMLPGKDGFEVCRLIRAERQLPIIMLTARGDDLDVVLGLEAGADDYIVKPARGEVLEARIRAVLRRTALPAEGAPAAAEPGPAPVETYGELAIDRAGLVVGKGGQDLALAPSEMKLLLFLSATPGQVFSRQQLLEQVWEHSYHGDARLVDACVMRLRTKIEDTPRSPRYVQTVRGFGYRFGPL; encoded by the coding sequence ATGCCACGTGTACTTCTGATCGAGGACGACGCCGCCGTACGGGACGGAGTGACCCTCGCGCTGCGGCGGCGCGGTCATGAAGTGGCCGCCGCGGCCAGCGGCGAGGAGGGCCTGGACGTCCTGCCGGGCTTCCGGCCGGACATCGTGCTGCTGGATCTGATGCTCCCCGGCAAGGACGGCTTCGAGGTCTGCCGGCTGATCCGCGCCGAGCGGCAGCTGCCGATCATCATGCTCACCGCCCGCGGCGACGACCTCGATGTGGTGCTCGGACTGGAGGCCGGGGCCGACGACTACATCGTCAAGCCGGCCCGCGGTGAGGTCCTCGAAGCCCGCATCCGTGCAGTATTGCGCCGTACCGCGCTGCCGGCCGAGGGCGCACCGGCCGCCGCCGAGCCGGGCCCCGCCCCGGTGGAGACGTACGGCGAACTGGCCATAGACCGCGCCGGCCTGGTGGTCGGCAAGGGCGGCCAGGACCTGGCGCTGGCCCCCTCGGAGATGAAGCTGCTGCTGTTCCTGTCCGCCACCCCGGGACAGGTCTTCAGCCGCCAGCAGCTGCTGGAGCAGGTGTGGGAGCACAGCTACCACGGCGATGCGCGGCTGGTCGACGCCTGTGTCATGCGGCTGCGGACGAAGATAGAGGACACCCCGCGCAGCCCCCGTTACGTCCAGACCGTGCGCGGTTTCGGCTACCGTTTCGGGCCCCTGTGA
- a CDS encoding polysaccharide deacetylase family protein, with amino-acid sequence MARGFGKESGIIGVAAAAVVALAAAGTLVFSGAGTDSSAADAAKQPKKASGAAPVDPSIVHASDRPGRSLNITIDDGPDPTWTPKVLEVLKKQNVKAVFCMIGPQAKAHPDLVKQVVAAGHKLCDHTLDHDTGMNHKSESFQSRQILDAQQMIENAAGGAQVEYYRAPGGAFTPYSRKLAADHGMRPLGWNVDSKDFEGGTVDMIDATVRAELSNGPTVLFHDGGGDRSRTVESLERLLPWMKQQGYGFGFPKR; translated from the coding sequence ATGGCACGGGGCTTCGGTAAAGAGAGCGGCATCATCGGGGTGGCCGCGGCGGCTGTTGTGGCGCTCGCAGCAGCGGGGACGCTCGTCTTCTCCGGAGCCGGTACGGACTCCAGCGCGGCGGACGCCGCCAAACAACCCAAGAAGGCGTCCGGTGCCGCACCGGTCGACCCCTCGATCGTGCACGCCTCGGACCGCCCCGGCCGCAGCCTGAACATCACCATCGACGACGGCCCGGACCCGACCTGGACCCCGAAGGTGCTGGAGGTCCTCAAGAAGCAGAACGTCAAAGCGGTCTTCTGCATGATCGGCCCGCAGGCCAAGGCGCACCCGGACCTGGTCAAGCAGGTGGTGGCCGCGGGCCACAAGCTGTGCGACCACACCCTCGACCACGACACCGGGATGAATCACAAGTCCGAGAGCTTCCAGTCGCGGCAGATACTCGACGCACAGCAGATGATCGAGAACGCGGCGGGCGGCGCACAGGTCGAGTACTACCGTGCCCCCGGCGGCGCCTTCACGCCCTACAGCCGCAAGCTGGCCGCGGACCACGGCATGCGACCGCTGGGCTGGAACGTCGACAGCAAGGACTTCGAGGGCGGCACCGTCGACATGATCGACGCCACGGTGCGCGCCGAACTCTCCAACGGCCCGACGGTCCTGTTCCACGACGGCGGCGGCGACCGCTCCCGGACCGTCGAATCGCTGGAGCGGCTGCTGCCGTGGATGAAGCAGCAGGGCTACGGATTCGGGTTCCCGAAGCGCTGA
- a CDS encoding SsgA family sporulation/cell division regulator — translation MDPVIDQAVQVRLIATTSGPHAVPAVLHYQPSDPLAVRMSFPPEISLDGSAVDWAFARELLDEGLRVPAGRGDVRVRPSGPDRTVMEFHADEGVAMVQLRTADVRQFLTRSYAAVPAGAEPAYLGLERGLAELFGAA, via the coding sequence ATGGACCCCGTCATCGACCAAGCCGTCCAGGTCCGCCTCATCGCCACCACCTCCGGCCCGCACGCGGTACCCGCGGTACTGCACTATCAGCCCAGCGACCCGCTGGCCGTACGGATGTCCTTCCCGCCGGAGATCTCGCTGGACGGCTCGGCGGTGGACTGGGCGTTCGCCCGCGAACTGCTCGACGAGGGGCTGCGGGTGCCGGCCGGGCGGGGCGATGTGCGGGTGCGGCCGTCCGGCCCGGACCGCACGGTGATGGAGTTCCACGCGGACGAGGGCGTCGCCATGGTCCAGTTGAGGACCGCGGACGTACGGCAGTTCCTCACCCGCTCCTACGCGGCCGTGCCCGCCGGTGCCGAGCCGGCCTACCTCGGTCTGGAGCGCGGCCTCGCGGAGTTGTTCGGCGCGGCATAA
- a CDS encoding PH domain-containing protein: MSTPREPGTDTGTSAGSGPAAPPDAPFEETPWRRLDPRTLLVHCGWMAAPLGSLALTALATGGRINTEAWITLAAISASFAVLTTLGLIRWARTEFRITIPRRGEGAGGASPTFDVRSGLLTRRLRSVPLHRIRTVDLTATPVHRVLGVTVLRAGTAGSGDGSSELSLEALTVPEAERLRTELLAYADAEAIANDPVVARINWRWLRYAPLTFWVIGGVFVAAGGAYRALDGIGIEAWKLGFVQRAFTEFGAGALWLTIPAALVVILALGSVGAVVLYVENWWSYCLEWTDSRTLRVRRGLLTTRAVTIERARLRGVVLREPLLLRAGGGALVRAVAGGLGNREENRKRSGLLPPAPRAEALRVAGGTLRSPFPGSAAPAALTPHPRVALRRRRVRGLLFVVLPGTAVLAGLGAAFTPVLLHCAWIYALVTTALSLWLARDAYRSLGHGLDGPYLVARSGTFSRDTVALQRDAIAAWTFSTSPFTRRAGLVTLTAAVAAGDDGYRIPDLPATDAPGFATTAAPGILEEFLVHPGPTPGPAPVPGQRSR, from the coding sequence ATGAGCACGCCTCGGGAGCCCGGCACAGACACCGGCACGTCCGCCGGGTCCGGGCCCGCCGCCCCGCCCGACGCCCCCTTCGAGGAGACGCCGTGGCGGCGGCTGGACCCGCGCACCCTTCTGGTGCACTGCGGCTGGATGGCGGCACCGCTCGGTTCGCTGGCACTGACGGCGCTGGCCACCGGCGGCCGGATCAACACCGAGGCCTGGATCACGCTCGCCGCGATCTCGGCCTCGTTCGCCGTCCTCACCACGCTCGGCCTGATCCGGTGGGCGCGTACGGAGTTCCGTATCACCATTCCCCGCCGCGGCGAGGGAGCGGGCGGCGCCTCCCCCACCTTCGATGTGCGCAGCGGGCTGCTGACCCGGCGGCTGCGCAGCGTGCCGCTGCACCGGATACGCACCGTCGATCTGACCGCGACGCCGGTGCACCGGGTACTGGGCGTCACCGTGCTGCGGGCCGGTACGGCCGGCTCGGGGGACGGCAGCAGCGAGCTGTCCCTGGAGGCGCTCACGGTGCCCGAAGCCGAGCGGCTGCGCACCGAGCTGCTCGCCTACGCCGATGCCGAGGCGATCGCGAACGACCCGGTGGTGGCCCGCATCAACTGGCGCTGGCTGCGCTATGCGCCGCTCACCTTCTGGGTCATCGGCGGGGTCTTCGTGGCGGCCGGAGGCGCCTACCGCGCCCTGGACGGCATCGGCATCGAGGCCTGGAAACTCGGCTTCGTCCAGCGGGCGTTCACGGAATTCGGTGCCGGTGCGCTCTGGCTGACGATCCCGGCGGCGCTGGTGGTCATCCTCGCCCTCGGTTCGGTCGGCGCGGTCGTCCTGTACGTCGAGAACTGGTGGAGCTACTGCCTGGAGTGGACCGACTCGCGCACGCTCCGGGTGCGCCGCGGGCTGCTCACCACCCGTGCGGTCACCATCGAACGGGCCCGGCTGCGCGGAGTGGTGCTGCGCGAACCGCTGCTGCTGCGGGCCGGCGGCGGCGCACTGGTGCGCGCAGTGGCGGGCGGTCTGGGCAACCGCGAGGAGAACCGCAAGCGCAGCGGGCTGCTGCCGCCGGCGCCCCGCGCGGAGGCACTGCGGGTGGCCGGTGGCACCCTGCGCTCACCCTTCCCGGGAAGCGCGGCGCCCGCGGCGCTGACACCGCACCCCCGGGTCGCGCTGCGCCGGCGGCGGGTGCGCGGTCTGCTGTTCGTGGTCCTGCCGGGCACCGCCGTGCTCGCCGGTCTCGGCGCGGCGTTCACTCCCGTCCTGCTGCACTGCGCCTGGATCTACGCACTGGTCACCACGGCGCTGTCACTGTGGCTGGCCCGGGACGCGTACCGCAGTCTGGGGCACGGTCTGGACGGCCCGTATCTGGTCGCCCGCTCGGGCACCTTCAGCCGCGACACCGTCGCCCTCCAGCGCGACGCCATCGCCGCCTGGACGTTCTCGACCTCGCCGTTCACCCGCCGGGCCGGGCTCGTCACGCTCACCGCGGCGGTCGCGGCGGGCGACGACGGCTACCGCATCCCGGACCTCCCGGCCACCGACGCCCCCGGCTTCGCCACGACGGCGGCCCCGGGAATCCTGGAAGAGTTCCTGGTCCACCCCGGACCGACCCCCGGACCGGCCCCCGTTCCGGGACAGCGATCGCGGTAA
- a CDS encoding PH domain-containing protein: protein MPEHAAPLLRPPRHRVDPRARRWWTLQALLTLSGPMLLTALTMAVLSLLFFPGALPWLGPLLLVVLVLPALGYLLVMPRWRYAVHAWELGGRAVYAAGGWFWQKRRIAPLSRVQTVDTVRGPLQRRYGLATVTVTTASTAGDIKIAGLSDADAEELSRRIGEAAQDVPGDAA from the coding sequence ATGCCTGAGCACGCCGCCCCGCTGCTTCGACCACCCCGCCACCGCGTCGATCCCCGGGCCCGCCGCTGGTGGACACTCCAGGCGCTGCTGACGCTCAGTGGCCCGATGCTGCTCACCGCGCTCACCATGGCGGTCCTGTCCCTGCTCTTCTTCCCGGGCGCGCTGCCCTGGCTCGGCCCGTTGCTGCTGGTCGTGCTGGTGCTGCCGGCCCTCGGCTATCTCCTGGTGATGCCGCGGTGGCGGTATGCGGTGCACGCCTGGGAGCTGGGCGGCCGGGCGGTCTACGCGGCGGGCGGCTGGTTCTGGCAGAAGCGGCGGATCGCGCCGCTGAGCCGGGTGCAGACGGTCGACACCGTGCGCGGGCCGCTCCAGCGGCGGTACGGGCTGGCGACGGTGACCGTCACCACCGCCTCGACCGCGGGCGACATCAAGATCGCCGGACTGTCCGACGCGGACGCCGAGGAGCTGTCCCGGCGGATCGGTGAGGCTGCGCAGGACGTACCGGGTGATGCCGCATGA
- a CDS encoding TetR/AcrR family transcriptional regulator, producing the protein MPKKVDHEARRQEISEALCRIAGTRGLDGASLRDVAAEAGISLGRLQHYFRTRDEMLLFALRYINRLAGDRIRERIEALTEEPTPREVLRACLSGMLPLDDRSRIGLLVGAAYYARAVHDEALRAEAEDGIPRLRAFFADQLRLAADRGELPPERANEDEAMLLISAADGLATYVLLEVHTPETALRLVDLHLANLFGAERPPETGAGRVVTTGGSVR; encoded by the coding sequence GTGCCCAAGAAGGTGGACCACGAAGCCAGACGCCAGGAGATCTCCGAGGCGTTGTGCCGGATCGCCGGCACCCGTGGGCTGGACGGGGCGAGTCTGCGCGATGTCGCCGCGGAGGCCGGTATCTCACTGGGCCGGCTACAGCACTACTTCCGCACCAGGGACGAGATGCTGCTCTTCGCCCTCCGGTACATCAACCGGCTTGCCGGGGACCGGATCAGGGAGCGCATCGAGGCGCTGACCGAGGAGCCGACGCCCCGTGAGGTGCTGCGCGCCTGTCTGTCGGGCATGCTGCCGCTGGACGACAGGAGCCGCATCGGGCTGCTGGTCGGCGCCGCGTACTACGCCCGCGCCGTCCATGACGAGGCCCTGCGCGCCGAGGCCGAGGACGGCATCCCCCGGCTCCGCGCCTTCTTCGCCGACCAGCTGCGGCTGGCCGCGGACCGCGGCGAACTGCCACCGGAGCGCGCCAACGAGGACGAGGCGATGCTGCTGATCAGCGCGGCCGACGGGCTCGCCACCTACGTCCTGCTGGAGGTGCACACCCCCGAGACCGCGCTACGGCTGGTGGACCTGCACCTGGCGAATCTCTTCGGAGCGGAGCGGCCGCCGGAAACCGGGGCGGGGCGGGTGGTGACGACCGGGGGGAGTGTGCGGTGA
- a CDS encoding SsgA family sporulation/cell division regulator produces the protein MSSVIDQAVQARLIATAPRSQVIPASLRYDRADPFAVRLVFPPAASLDGAEVTWTFGRELLEEGLCGPAGAGDVQIWPYDADAVVVEFHAAGGMAVVQFETQELRAFLTLSYELVAQGDEARHLDVEGDLAALLREA, from the coding sequence ATGTCCAGCGTCATCGACCAAGCCGTTCAGGCCCGTCTCATCGCGACCGCTCCACGGTCGCAGGTGATCCCGGCGAGCCTGCGTTACGACCGCGCCGACCCCTTCGCGGTGCGGCTGGTCTTTCCGCCGGCCGCTTCGCTGGACGGGGCGGAGGTGACCTGGACGTTCGGGCGCGAACTGCTGGAGGAGGGCCTGTGCGGGCCCGCCGGGGCGGGCGACGTACAGATCTGGCCGTACGACGCCGATGCGGTGGTGGTGGAGTTCCACGCCGCCGGCGGTATGGCGGTGGTGCAGTTCGAGACGCAGGAGCTGAGAGCGTTTCTGACGCTGTCGTACGAGCTGGTCGCGCAGGGCGATGAAGCGCGGCACCTGGACGTCGAGGGCGATCTCGCCGCCCTGTTGCGCGAGGCGTGA
- a CDS encoding oxidoreductase has product MLAAGSVAVARPANAPVDATSSPASYAMTSAAASPATTPTSARDPLTAASFTTPHAGWRLKDSGSTARFRGLAAVSRTTAWVAGTGGTVLRTRDGGKHWRNISPPGADALEFRDIEALDARRAVVLAIGEGAASRVFRTDDAGATWTESFRNPDPRAFYDCLTFFDRRHGIALSDPVDGKYRILSTGDGGRSWRVLPSDGMPPAQQGEAAFAASGQCLVSSGSRDAWIATGGAATARVLHTADRGRTWTVTDTPLPAGDPARGIFALAVRDRGHALAVGGDYRPDQPSPHAAAVSADAGATWTPAAAPPKAYRSGAAWLPNSRHLALAVGPTGSDLTLDGGHTWHTFDTGSYDTVDCAPDLGCWAAGEKGRLARLEW; this is encoded by the coding sequence ATGCTCGCGGCCGGCTCCGTAGCCGTGGCCCGGCCGGCGAACGCCCCCGTGGACGCGACCTCTTCCCCCGCCTCCTACGCGATGACGTCCGCCGCGGCCTCGCCTGCGACCACGCCCACCTCGGCCCGTGATCCGCTGACGGCGGCTTCGTTCACCACCCCGCACGCCGGCTGGCGGCTCAAGGACAGCGGCAGCACCGCCCGCTTCCGCGGTCTGGCCGCCGTCAGCCGTACGACCGCCTGGGTCGCGGGCACCGGCGGTACCGTGCTGCGCACCCGGGACGGCGGCAAGCACTGGCGCAACATCTCCCCACCCGGTGCCGACGCACTGGAGTTCCGCGACATCGAGGCGCTCGATGCGCGCCGCGCGGTCGTCCTCGCGATCGGCGAGGGTGCGGCCTCGCGGGTCTTCCGCACCGATGACGCGGGCGCCACCTGGACCGAAAGCTTCCGCAACCCCGACCCCCGTGCCTTCTACGACTGCCTGACCTTCTTCGACCGGCGGCACGGCATCGCGCTCAGCGACCCCGTGGACGGCAAGTACCGCATCCTGTCCACCGGGGACGGCGGCCGCAGTTGGCGGGTCCTGCCATCGGACGGTATGCCACCGGCCCAGCAGGGCGAGGCCGCATTCGCCGCCAGTGGCCAGTGCCTGGTCTCCTCCGGCAGCCGCGACGCCTGGATCGCGACCGGCGGCGCGGCCACCGCCCGCGTCCTGCACACCGCCGACCGCGGCCGCACCTGGACCGTCACCGACACCCCGCTGCCCGCGGGCGACCCGGCGCGCGGCATCTTCGCCCTCGCCGTCCGCGACCGCGGCCACGCCCTCGCGGTCGGCGGCGACTACCGCCCCGACCAGCCCTCCCCGCACGCCGCCGCGGTCAGCGCCGACGCCGGCGCCACCTGGACACCGGCCGCCGCACCCCCGAAGGCGTACCGCTCCGGCGCCGCCTGGCTCCCGAACTCCCGCCACCTCGCCCTGGCGGTCGGCCCGACCGGCAGCGATCTGACACTCGACGGCGGCCACACCTGGCACACCTTCGACACCGGCTCGTACGACACCGTCGACTGCGCCCCCGACCTGGGCTGCTGGGCCGCGGGCGAGAAGGGGAGGCTCGCCCGACTGGAGTGGTGA
- a CDS encoding MarR family winged helix-turn-helix transcriptional regulator: protein MTEDIVAGVLRQWQQVHPGLDTGPMAVIGRLNRCSALLQQAADAPLRRAGLTRPEFDILGTLRRMDRELTPGRVARETFASGAAVTKRVRQLEERGLIVRRPDGRDRRVSHLSLSDEGRDTIDRLLPEQLRYEASLLAGIGAERQEELSTGLGELLVVLEGRLGSLLD from the coding sequence GTGACCGAGGACATCGTCGCGGGGGTGCTGCGCCAGTGGCAGCAGGTGCACCCCGGGCTGGACACCGGCCCGATGGCGGTGATCGGGCGGCTCAACCGCTGTTCCGCGCTGCTTCAGCAGGCGGCCGACGCGCCGCTGCGGAGGGCCGGACTCACCAGGCCCGAGTTCGACATCCTCGGCACCCTGCGCCGGATGGACCGCGAGCTGACCCCCGGGCGGGTGGCCCGCGAGACCTTCGCCTCCGGTGCCGCGGTCACCAAACGGGTACGGCAGTTGGAGGAGCGGGGGCTGATCGTCCGCCGCCCCGACGGCCGGGACCGCCGCGTCAGCCATCTCTCGCTCTCCGACGAAGGACGCGACACCATCGACCGGCTGCTGCCCGAACAGCTACGGTACGAGGCGTCGCTGCTGGCCGGCATCGGCGCCGAGCGGCAGGAGGAACTCTCCACGGGGCTGGGCGAGTTGCTGGTGGTCCTGGAGGGACGGCTCGGCAGCCTGCTGGACTGA
- a CDS encoding FUSC family protein, which produces MGKHGKPSGKSAHDAPGSVVRARPLPVRSAVRLRRPVDIWHKPALSALVALAIPDLTLYALGRLDLILYTSAGAMCALYAHGLPYAARARTLPWVVLGMVASLGVALTAASLIASTALLVVCASLVAAAHKMVCDATRIGPPGNVILTFITASAFFVPQHLGQLPLHLALAFGTGVLAWLVCMAPALIRPQGPERIVVARALEAAAGLLRTEAGTGGAAPAGVAHARHAAAAAVNAAWHTLFLVPARTPDTAAARAGLERLLVRAESASGSTGLARGVAAPGAPYAAGFAGAEAERLGGWARELRGGRPLPEVALSAAQAEELAGVAAEAWGPRRPGPGHPRGVRAVLARLAPGAPLLPIGARVAVGCVLAGWASMAVGVGHPYWAVVTAASIYQANTTLSWQRALQRTLGNLLGLLLYTALLPLIHLGPLAMIALALACQLGAEATITRNYWLGSVWVTPMALLLTEFGSQVPATTLIADRWLDTVVGAAVGLACCVLVTNRRAADRIEVALERVAAAEAVASPLLREGAATGVDEAREIGWARDRLAGCLVELREAVEVAAGEWWQRAVPEERIVHAEQRGHRALAGLVRRLTAPALAA; this is translated from the coding sequence ATGGGGAAGCATGGGAAGCCGTCCGGTAAGAGTGCGCACGATGCTCCGGGGAGCGTGGTGCGTGCCCGGCCGCTGCCGGTCCGGAGCGCGGTGCGGCTGCGGCGGCCCGTCGACATCTGGCACAAGCCGGCGCTCAGTGCGCTGGTGGCGCTGGCGATCCCCGACCTCACGCTGTACGCGCTGGGGCGGCTGGATCTGATCCTGTACACCTCGGCGGGGGCGATGTGCGCGCTCTACGCGCACGGTCTGCCGTATGCGGCGCGTGCCCGCACGCTGCCGTGGGTGGTGCTCGGCATGGTCGCCAGCCTCGGCGTCGCGCTGACCGCCGCATCGCTGATCGCCTCGACCGCGCTGCTGGTCGTATGCGCCTCGCTGGTCGCCGCGGCCCATAAGATGGTCTGTGACGCGACGCGTATCGGCCCGCCGGGCAACGTCATCCTGACCTTCATCACCGCCTCGGCGTTCTTCGTGCCGCAGCACCTCGGGCAACTACCTCTGCACCTGGCGCTGGCGTTCGGCACCGGGGTGCTCGCCTGGCTGGTCTGTATGGCTCCGGCGCTGATACGGCCGCAGGGGCCCGAGCGGATCGTGGTCGCCCGCGCGCTGGAGGCCGCCGCGGGGCTGCTGCGTACGGAGGCGGGCACCGGCGGCGCGGCACCGGCCGGGGTGGCGCACGCCCGTCATGCCGCCGCGGCCGCGGTGAACGCCGCCTGGCACACGCTGTTCCTGGTCCCGGCGCGTACCCCGGACACGGCCGCGGCGCGGGCCGGACTCGAACGGCTGCTGGTGCGCGCCGAGTCGGCGTCGGGGAGCACGGGGCTCGCCAGGGGCGTGGCCGCCCCGGGCGCACCGTATGCAGCGGGATTCGCGGGGGCCGAGGCCGAGCGGCTCGGCGGCTGGGCGCGTGAGCTGCGCGGCGGGCGGCCGTTGCCCGAGGTGGCGTTGTCCGCGGCACAGGCCGAGGAGTTGGCGGGTGTCGCCGCGGAGGCGTGGGGGCCGCGGCGGCCCGGGCCCGGTCATCCGCGCGGGGTGCGGGCGGTGCTCGCCCGGTTGGCGCCCGGGGCACCGCTGCTGCCCATCGGCGCGCGGGTCGCCGTGGGGTGTGTACTGGCGGGCTGGGCGTCAATGGCCGTCGGGGTCGGGCATCCGTATTGGGCCGTGGTCACGGCAGCCTCCATCTACCAGGCCAACACCACGCTCTCCTGGCAGCGCGCGCTTCAGCGCACCCTCGGCAATCTGCTCGGGCTGCTCCTCTACACCGCACTGCTGCCGCTGATACACCTCGGACCGCTCGCGATGATCGCGCTCGCGCTGGCCTGTCAGCTCGGCGCGGAGGCCACGATCACCCGTAACTACTGGCTCGGTTCGGTGTGGGTGACCCCGATGGCGCTGCTGCTGACCGAATTCGGCAGTCAGGTGCCGGCGACGACGCTGATCGCCGACCGCTGGCTCGACACCGTGGTGGGGGCGGCGGTGGGGCTGGCCTGCTGTGTCCTGGTCACCAATCGGCGTGCCGCGGATCGTATCGAGGTGGCGCTGGAGCGGGTCGCGGCCGCCGAGGCCGTCGCGTCCCCGCTGCTCCGGGAGGGAGCCGCGACCGGTGTGGACGAGGCCCGGGAAATCGGCTGGGCCCGCGACCGGCTGGCGGGCTGTCTGGTCGAGCTCCGGGAGGCGGTGGAGGTCGCGGCCGGTGAGTGGTGGCAGCGGGCCGTTCCGGAGGAGCGGATCGTCCACGCCGAACAGCGAGGTCACCGGGCGCTGGCCGGTCTCGTCCGGCGGCTCACGGCGCCGGCACTTGCCGCCTGA
- a CDS encoding TetR/AcrR family transcriptional regulator translates to MPAAKKKSTTASASPERRRELLTIAADVFAAHGYNATTVRRIADEAGMLAGSLYYHFDSKESMLDEILSSFLTELWDGYDAVLAAGLGPRETIEALVTESFREIDRHRAAVAIYQKESKHLAAQPRFGYLTDSQQKFKTAWLGTLERGVADGAFRADLDIRLTYRFVRDTVWVAASWYRPGGQHSPEEIARQYLSMVLDGIAVRA, encoded by the coding sequence GTGCCAGCCGCCAAGAAGAAGTCGACGACCGCGAGTGCCTCGCCCGAGCGTCGCCGCGAACTGCTCACCATCGCGGCGGACGTCTTCGCCGCACACGGCTACAACGCCACCACCGTCCGCCGCATCGCGGACGAAGCCGGCATGCTCGCGGGCAGCCTCTACTACCACTTCGACTCGAAGGAATCGATGCTGGACGAGATCCTGTCCAGCTTCCTGACCGAGCTGTGGGACGGCTACGACGCCGTCCTCGCCGCCGGTCTCGGTCCCAGGGAGACCATCGAAGCCCTGGTCACCGAGTCCTTTCGGGAGATCGACCGGCATCGCGCGGCCGTCGCCATTTACCAGAAGGAGTCCAAGCACCTCGCCGCCCAGCCCCGTTTCGGCTACCTCACCGACTCCCAGCAGAAGTTCAAAACGGCCTGGCTCGGCACCCTGGAGCGCGGCGTGGCCGACGGGGCGTTCCGCGCGGACCTCGACATCCGGCTCACCTACCGCTTCGTCCGCGACACCGTCTGGGTGGCGGCGAGCTGGTACCGGCCGGGCGGGCAGCACAGCCCCGAGGAGATCGCCCGCCAGTACCTCTCGATGGTGCTGGACGGCATCGCCGTACGCGCCTGA
- a CDS encoding TetR/AcrR family transcriptional regulator, producing the protein MTERRRQENRLEIAETAAALFSDQGYEATTVEDIASGAGISLRTFYRYCAAKEDALTPVMTSSVGVLVEELARRPVDEPLSSAVQASFTSSTAARQLADREQARRLVRVMGTVPAIRMRWLAAGREMQDQLVPVLAARKGAPEDSMEVRLLACALLDAISVAMEHWAWQDEPEDVAELTRRAVDYLRIDEL; encoded by the coding sequence TTGACCGAGCGGCGGCGGCAGGAGAACCGGCTGGAGATCGCCGAGACCGCGGCGGCGCTGTTTTCGGACCAGGGGTATGAGGCGACGACGGTCGAGGACATCGCGTCGGGGGCCGGCATCTCGCTGCGGACCTTCTACCGCTACTGCGCGGCGAAGGAGGACGCGCTGACACCCGTCATGACGTCCAGCGTCGGTGTGCTCGTCGAGGAGCTGGCCAGGCGCCCCGTCGATGAACCCCTGAGCAGCGCCGTGCAGGCGTCGTTCACCTCGTCGACCGCGGCCCGGCAGCTCGCGGACCGCGAACAGGCCCGTCGGCTGGTGCGGGTCATGGGCACGGTCCCGGCCATTCGGATGCGATGGCTCGCGGCGGGGCGCGAGATGCAGGACCAGTTGGTGCCGGTGCTCGCGGCGCGCAAGGGCGCACCGGAGGACAGCATGGAGGTACGGCTCCTGGCCTGCGCCTTGCTCGACGCGATCAGCGTCGCCATGGAGCACTGGGCCTGGCAGGACGAACCGGAGGACGTCGCGGAGCTGACCCGCCGCGCAGTGGACTACCTGCGTATCGACGAGTTGTAG